The following proteins come from a genomic window of Oncorhynchus mykiss isolate Arlee chromosome 19, USDA_OmykA_1.1, whole genome shotgun sequence:
- the LOC110498356 gene encoding LOW QUALITY PROTEIN: G patch domain-containing protein 2-like (The sequence of the model RefSeq protein was modified relative to this genomic sequence to represent the inferred CDS: deleted 1 base in 1 codon; substituted 2 bases at 2 genomic stop codons), with translation MMDELVHDLVSALEQTSEQAKLQALLPEQRSSGRRCNHSWPEXDSFTENTLERPFKRRRMVKRMTSDVTVSLQQKLTVSGVDSEWSGNHNPLXPLPVYPIDMVPDSSHRRCSSSICKTS, from the exons ATGATGGATGAGCTGGTGCATGACCTGGTGTCAGCCCTGGAGCAGACCTCAGAGCAGGCCAAGCTCCAAGCTCTCCTCCCAGAGCAGAGGAGCTCTGGGAGGAGATG CAACCACTCATGGCCTGAGTAGGACTCCTTCACAGAGAACACCCTGGAACGGCCA TTTAAGAGGAGGCGGATGGTCAAACGCATGACCTCAGACGTGACGGTCAGCCTGCAGCAGAAGTTGACGGTGTCAGGAGTGGATAGCGAGTGGAGTGGGAACCACAA CCCTCTGTGACCGTTACCTGTTTATCCCATTGACATGGTGCCAGACAGCTCCCATCGGAGATGCTCCTCTTCCATCTGCAAAACCAGTTAG